The sequence below is a genomic window from Methanomassiliicoccales archaeon.
CCTCGTGCCAAAGGGCGGCGCGCTCCAGGGCCCGCTGCACCTGGGCTCGAAGATCCCCGCGGAACCCGTTGATCCTGAGCCCGAAGGCCACGTTTTCAAAGATGGATTTGGGGAAGGGATTGGGCTTTTGGAAGACCATGCCGATGCGCCTGCGTACCTCCACCGGGTCCACCCCGCGGCCGTACAGATCCACGCCGCGGAAGAGGATTTGACCAGAGGTGCGCACACCAGGGATAAGGTCGTTCATGCGATTCAAAGCCCTAAGGAACGTGCTTTTTCCGCAGCCTGAAGGTCCAATGATGGCGGTGATACGCTTCTCCGGAATATCAAGGGTGATCTCCCGCAGCGTGTGCTGCGTGTCGTACCAAAGGCTGAATTTGCGGACCTGAAAGATTGGAACTTCTGTATCCGGCAAAGGAAGGACGTTGTCCCTCATGTCCACCTCCGTTGATATCTGTTCCGGAGCCAAATGGCGAGGAGATTGAGGAGGACGTGCAAAGAGAGGATGACAAGG
It includes:
- a CDS encoding ATP-binding cassette domain-containing protein — translated: MRDNVLPLPDTEVPIFQVRKFSLWYDTQHTLREITLDIPEKRITAIIGPSGCGKSTFLRALNRMNDLIPGVRTSGQILFRGVDLYGRGVDPVEVRRRIGMVFQKPNPFPKSIFENVAFGLRINGFRGDLRAQVQRALERAALWHE